From the Streptomyces syringium genome, one window contains:
- a CDS encoding antibiotic biosynthesis monooxygenase — protein MTEPAREPHSSGDDQVSVVYTWQVEPGRQGDFQEWAHGIQRVARTFPGELGVTWLRPEGDGNRFHTVVRFQDTDSLERWMQSPERAEWHARLAGIARPVHPHLTTTGMESWFTVPGGVARPPARWKMACTTLLAVYPFVLLYTWLVAPNLLSWPVPLRAAVLPLVLSPTLTYLVMPGLSGLFRRWLYPDTP, from the coding sequence ATGACGGAACCGGCGCGGGAACCACACAGCAGCGGTGACGACCAGGTCAGCGTCGTCTACACCTGGCAGGTGGAACCGGGCAGGCAAGGCGACTTCCAGGAGTGGGCGCACGGCATCCAGCGGGTGGCCCGCACCTTCCCGGGAGAACTGGGCGTCACCTGGCTGCGACCGGAGGGCGACGGGAACCGCTTCCACACGGTCGTACGGTTCCAGGACACCGACAGCCTGGAACGATGGATGCAATCCCCCGAGCGCGCGGAGTGGCACGCCCGGCTCGCGGGCATCGCGCGTCCGGTGCATCCCCACCTCACGACGACCGGCATGGAGTCCTGGTTCACCGTGCCCGGCGGGGTCGCCCGGCCGCCCGCCCGCTGGAAGATGGCGTGCACCACGCTCCTGGCCGTGTACCCCTTCGTCCTTCTGTACACCTGGCTGGTGGCGCCGAACCTCCTGTCCTGGCCGGTTCCCCTGCGCGCCGCCGTTCTCCCCCTCGTGCTGTCCCCGACGCTGACCTACCTGGTCATGCCCGGACTCAGCGGGCTGTTCCGCCGCTGGCTCTACCCCGACACCCCCTGA
- a CDS encoding hydroxyisourate hydrolase — protein sequence MHIREAGVSLSVEVRDNRTGLPATGLRLSLQSRQGDVWAHVATGTVDANGHANAWPLTTAECHRLVVDAEEYFAQTGTEGLYTEASFAFRTADPADGPRILLLLTPASLSAYRA from the coding sequence ATGCACATCCGTGAGGCCGGCGTGAGCCTTTCGGTCGAGGTGCGCGACAACAGGACCGGCCTGCCGGCCACGGGGCTACGGCTGTCCCTTCAGAGCCGGCAGGGCGACGTCTGGGCCCACGTCGCCACCGGCACGGTCGATGCCAACGGACATGCGAACGCGTGGCCCCTGACCACCGCGGAATGCCACCGCCTCGTCGTCGACGCCGAGGAGTACTTCGCGCAGACCGGCACCGAAGGGCTTTACACGGAAGCCTCGTTCGCCTTCCGTACCGCGGACCCGGCCGACGGACCACGGATCCTGCTGCTTCTCACACCGGCCTCCCTCAGCGCCTACCGCGCCTAG
- a CDS encoding transglycosylase SLT domain-containing protein, translated as MRSTTTGTARLTTAHKLSAAGLTAAAGAAALAFAVTPGQAAETPSIAVKPVAWTTTDLGAHDHTAQQSDTAAAKAKTQAKAATDAADAKKKADAAAKAKADKTRAEKQAASRSEARTPVKPAAPAKPAAPAKPAAPVKKAYADNLDGWIKESLDILKSKNIPASYEGIKRNVMRESTGNPRAINDWDINAANGVPSKGLLQIIDPTFKAYHVEGTSWDPYDPVANITASCNYAADKYGSMDNVNSAY; from the coding sequence ATGCGCTCCACCACCACCGGTACCGCCCGTCTGACCACGGCCCACAAGCTCTCCGCCGCCGGCCTGACCGCTGCCGCGGGCGCTGCCGCCCTGGCCTTCGCCGTCACCCCCGGCCAGGCCGCCGAGACCCCCTCCATCGCTGTGAAGCCCGTCGCGTGGACCACCACCGACCTCGGCGCCCACGACCACACCGCGCAGCAGTCCGACACCGCCGCCGCGAAGGCCAAGACCCAGGCCAAGGCCGCGACCGACGCCGCTGACGCGAAGAAGAAGGCCGACGCCGCCGCGAAGGCCAAGGCCGACAAGACCCGCGCCGAGAAGCAGGCCGCCAGCCGCTCCGAGGCCCGCACCCCCGTGAAGCCCGCCGCCCCCGCCAAGCCGGCGGCCCCCGCGAAGCCTGCGGCTCCGGTGAAGAAGGCGTATGCCGACAATCTCGACGGGTGGATCAAGGAGTCCCTGGACATCCTGAAGTCCAAGAACATCCCCGCCAGCTACGAGGGCATCAAGCGCAACGTGATGCGCGAGTCGACCGGCAACCCCCGCGCGATCAACGACTGGGACATCAACGCCGCCAACGGCGTCCCCTCCAAGGGCCTGCTCCAGATCATCGACCCGACCTTCAAGGCCTACCACGTCGAGGGCACCTCCTGGGACCCCTACGACCCGGTCGCCAACATCACCGCCTCCTGCAACTACGCCGCCGACAAGTACGGCTCCATGGACAACGTCAACTCCGCCTACTAA